One segment of Argiope bruennichi chromosome 11, qqArgBrue1.1, whole genome shotgun sequence DNA contains the following:
- the LOC129956897 gene encoding histone H2B has translation MPPQASGKAVKKAGKAQKAVRAGDKKKRKKRRKESFAIYIYKVLKQVHPDTGISSKAMSIMNSFVNDIFERIAAESSRLAHYNKRSTITSREIQTAVRLLLPGELAKHAVSEGTKAVTKYTSSK, from the coding sequence ATGCCTCCTCAAGCCTCTGGTAAAGCTGTGAAAAAGGCCGGAAAGGCCCAAAAGGCTGTTCGTGCCGGTGATAAGAAAAAACGCAAGAAGCGTAGGAAGGAATCTTTCGCTATTTACATCTACAAAGTCTTGAAACAGGTCCATCCTGATACCGGTATTTCCAGCAAAGCCATGTCAATCATGAACTCTTTCGTGAATGACATTTTCGAACGTATCGCAGCCGAATCTTCCCGATTAGCTCACTACAACAAAAGGAGCACAATTACCAGTCGGGAAATTCAAACAGCTGTGAGGCTTTTGTTGCCTGGCGAATTGGCCAAGCACGCTGTTTCCGAAGGAACCAAAGCTGTCACCAAGTACACTAGCTCCAAGTAA
- the LOC129956843 gene encoding uncharacterized protein LOC129956843: MSGRGKGGKGLGKGGAKRHRKVLRDNIQGITKPAIRRLARRGGVKRISGLIYEETRGVLKVFLENVIRDAVTYTEHAKRKTVTAMDVVYALKRQGRTLYGFGAFFGAAFLGDFNFLGLGAFGFVAFAFLGDLGLATFLAPAVAFLAAAGFFFFSAFSFGLAVFLAGAFAFFGEAAPSFLGFFTIFFGSLSVMARTKQTARKSTGGKAPRKQLATKAARKSAPATGGVKKPHRYRPGTVALREIRRYQKSTELLIRKLPFQRLVREIAQDFKTDLRFQSSAVMALQEASEAYLVGLFEDTNLCAIHAKRVTIMPKDIQLARRIRGERQDSLNVRQYTTLSNSYSGKEFVQLLVVSDVMSGRGKGGKGLGKGGAKRHRKVLRDNIQGITKPAIRRLARRGGVKRISGLIYEETRGVLKVFLENVIRDAVTYTEHAKRKTVTAMDVVYALKRQGRTLYGFGG, encoded by the exons ATGTCTGGTCGAGGTAAAGGAGGCAAGGGTCTTGGAAAGGGGGGTGCCAAAAGGCATCGTAAAGTTCTTCGTGATAACATCCAGGGTATTACAAAACCCGCAATCAGGCGTTTAGCTAGACGTGGCGGAGTCAAACGTATTTCTGGTTTGATTTACGAAGAGACTCGAGGTGTGCTCAAAGTTTTCTTGGAAAATGTCATTCGAGATGCTGTCACCTACACCGAGCATGCTAAAAGGAAAACTGTCACTGCTATGGATGTTGTGTATGCCCTAAAGAGGCAAGGACGTACCTTGTACGGTTTCGGAG CTTTTTTTGGAGCTGCTTTTTTGGGTGATTTTAATTTCTTGGGCTTGGGAGCTTTTGGCTTTGTAGCCTTTGCCTTCTTAGGAGATTTGGGTTTGGCTACTTTTTTAGCCCCAGCAGTGGCTTTCTTAGCAGCAGCAGGCTTCTTCTTTTTCTCTGCTTTTTCCTTCGGCTTGGCCGTTTTCTTAGCAGGGGCTTTTGCTTTCTTTGGAGAAGCAGCTCCTTCCTTTTTAGGCTTTTTCACGATTTTCTTTGGCTCCTTG TCAGTCATGGCACGTACCAAGCAGACCGCTCGTAAGAGTACTGGAGGTAAAGCCCCCAGGAAACAACTGGCTACTAAGGCCGCTCGTAAGAGCGCCCCAGCCACTGGAGGTGTTAAGAAGCCCCATCGTTACAGGCCCGGAACTGTTGCTTTGAGAGAAATCCGTCGTTATCAAAAATCCACTGAGCTCTTGATCCGAAAATTGCCATTCCAGCGTTTGGTTAGAGAAATCGCTCAGGACTTCAAAACTGATCTCCGATTCCAGAGTTCTGCTGTTATGGCTCTCCAGGAAGCTAGCGAAGCTTATTTAGTAGGCTTGTTCGAAGATACTAACTTGTGCGCTATCCACGCCAAGAGAGTAACTATCATGCCTAAGGACATTCAGCTCGCTAGACGAATTAGGGGTGAACGT CAAGACAGCTTGAATGTTAGGCAATACACCACCCTGAGCAATAGTTACTCCGGAAAGGAGTTTGTTCAACTCCTCGTCGTTTCGGATG TCATGTCTGGTCGAGGTAAAGGAGGCAAGGGTCTTGGAAAGGGGGGTGCCAAAAGGCATCGTAAAGTTCTTCGTGATAACATCCAGGGTATTACAAAACCCGCAATCAGGCGTTTAGCTAGACGTGGCGGAGTCAAACGTATTTCTGGTTTGATTTACGAAGAGACTCGAGGTGTGCTCAAAGTTTTCTTGGAAAATGTCATTCGAGATGCTGTCACCTACACCGAGCATGCTAAAAGGAAAACTGTCACTGCTATGGATGTTGTGTATGCCCTAAAGAGGCAAGGACGTACCTTGTACGGTTTCGGAGGTTAA
- the LOC129956891 gene encoding histone H1-III-like, translated as MSEETAAAPATPATATPKKKAKSGATKSKPNPPTHPKVSEMVVKSITTLKERGGSSLQAIKKHISSQYKVDIDRLTPFIKKYLKSAVAAGTLVQTKGKGANGSFKLSASGQKTKEPKKIVKKPKKEGAASPKKAKAPAKKTAKPKEKAEKKKKPAAAKKATAGAKKVAKPKSPKKAKATKPKAPKPKKLKSPKKAAPKKASKK; from the coding sequence ATGTCCGAGGAAACAGCCGCTGCCCCTGCAACTCCAGCCACTGCCACGCCtaagaaaaaggcaaaaagtgGCGCAACCAAATCGAAACCTAATCCTCCAACTCATCCCAAGGTTTCCGAAATGGTTGTGAAATCCATCACCACTCTGAAAGAGCGAGGTGGCTCTTCACTGCAAGCTATCAAAAAGCACATCAGCAGTCAGTACAAAGTCGACATCGACCGTTTGACtcctttcatcaaaaaatatttgaaaagcgcTGTCGCTGCTGGAACTCTGGTTCAAACCAAAGGAAAGGGAGCTAACGGTTCATTCAAGCTGAGTGCATCCGGTCAGAAAACCAAGGAGCCAAAGAAAATCGTGAAAAAGCCTAAAAAGGAAGGAGCTGCTTCTCCAAAGAAAGCAAAAGCCCCTGCTAAGAAAACGGCCAAGCCGAAGGAAAAAGCAGAGAAAAAGAAGAAGCCTGCTGCTGCTAAGAAAGCCACTGCTGGGGCTAAAAAAGTAGCCAAACCCAAATCTCCTAAGAAGGCAAAGGCTACAAAGCCAAAAGCTCCCAAGCCCAAGAAATTAAAATCACCCAAAAAAGCAGCTCCAAAAAAAGCTTCAAAGAAGTAA
- the LOC129956895 gene encoding histone H2A: MSGRGKGGKVKGKSKTRSSRAGLQFPVGRIHRLLRKGNYAERVGAGAPVYLAAVLEYLAAEVLELAGNAARDNKKTRIIPRHLQLAIRNDEELNKLLSGVTIAQGGVLPNIQAVLLPKKTEKKA, encoded by the coding sequence ATGTCTGGTCGTGGCAAAGGCGGTAAAGTTAAGGGAAAGAGCAAGACTCGTTCTAGCCGAGCAGGGCTTCAATTCCCTGTCGGTCGTATCCATCGACTTCTCCGAAAAGGCAATTATGCCGAACGTGTTGGAGCTGGAGCACCCGTGTACCTGGCTGCCGTGTTAGAATACTTAGCTGCTGAAGTGTTGGAGTTGGCTGGTAATGCCGCCAGAGATAACAAGAAAACTAGGATCATCCCTAGACATCTCCAACTCGCCATCCGAAACGACGAGGAGTTGAACAAACTCCTTTCCGGAGTAACTATTGCTCAGGGTGGTGTATTGCCTAACATTCAAGCTGTCTTGCTCCCCAAGAAAACCGAAAAGAAAGCCTAA
- the LOC129956893 gene encoding histone H3: MARTKQTARKSTGGKAPRKQLATKAARKSAPATGGVKKPHRYRPGTVALREIRRYQKSTELLIRKLPFQRLVREIAQDFKTDLRFQSSAVMALQEASEAYLVGLFEDTNLCAIHAKRVTIMPKDIQLARRIRGERA; the protein is encoded by the coding sequence ATGGCACGTACCAAGCAGACCGCTCGTAAGAGTACTGGAGGTAAAGCCCCCAGGAAACAACTGGCTACTAAGGCCGCTCGTAAGAGCGCCCCAGCCACTGGAGGTGTTAAGAAGCCCCATCGTTACAGGCCCGGAACTGTTGCTTTGAGAGAAATCCGTCGTTATCAAAAATCCACTGAGCTCTTGATCCGAAAATTGCCATTCCAGCGTTTGGTTAGAGAAATCGCTCAGGACTTCAAAACTGATCTCCGATTCCAGAGTTCTGCTGTTATGGCTCTCCAGGAAGCTAGCGAAGCTTATTTAGTAGGCTTGTTCGAAGATACTAACTTGTGCGCTATCCACGCCAAGAGAGTAACTATCATGCCTAAGGACATTCAGCTCGCTAGACGAATTAGGGGTGAACGTGCCTAA